A window of Lepidochelys kempii isolate rLepKem1 chromosome 1, rLepKem1.hap2, whole genome shotgun sequence contains these coding sequences:
- the F7 gene encoding coagulation factor VII, which translates to MILGHWHFSVIMVSNHYLVLLFCFLLLLPLSPAAVFLKQEQANSLLKRQRRANSFFEELKLGSLQRECFEEMCSYEEAREIFQDDKRTMEFWQNYVDANQCDSDPCQNGGTCVDQLQAYVCLCPEEYKGKNCEKGLNDTLKCIHENGHCEHYCIDSPTTIRQCFCSDGYMLANDEVSCTPQVDYPCGKIPVLAKQRASQQGRIVGGSVCPPGECPWQALLIENGKQKCGGSLLAPSWVVTAAHCLENTHPKQLRVKLGEHRIDHKDEGEQERKVSEIIMHEKYIPGTTNHDIALLHLEAPVNFSDYVVPICLPEKQFATSELSAIRFSTVSGWGRLIEGGATAAVLMRIDLPRVKTQECMQETHLNITKNMFCAGDLSGTKDACKGDSGGPHATKYKNTWFLTGIVSWGKGCATEGTYGVYTRVSKYLEWLNNHMDS; encoded by the exons ATGATATTGGGACACTGGCATTTCAGTGTCATCATGGTTTCCAACCACTACTTGGTTTTGCTTTTCTgctttttgctgctgcttcctctttCGCCAGCTGCAG tcTTCTTAAAGCAGGAGCAGGCAAACAGCTTGTTGAAAAGACAAAGAAGAGCGAATAGCTTCTTTGAAGAGTTAAAACTTGGGTCGCTACAACGGGAGTGCTTTGAGGAAATGTGTTCATATGAGGAAGCCAGAGAAATCTTTCAAGATGATAAAAGGACA ATGGAATTCTGGCAGAATTATGTTG ATGCCAACCAGTGTGACTCTGACCCCTGTCAGAATGGTGGGACATGTGTTGACCAACTTCAGGCTTACGTTTGCCTTTGCCCTGAGGAGTATAAGGGCAAAAACTGTGAAAAAG GTCTGAATGACACACTGAAGTGCATTCATGAAAATGGTCACTGTGAACATTATTGCATTGACAGTCCAACCACGATACGACAATGCTTTTGCTCAGATGGCTACATGCTAGCAAATGATGAAGTGTCCTGTACTCCCCAAG TGGATTACCCATGTGGAAAAATACCTGTTTTGGCAAAGCAACGTGCAAGTCAGCAGGGGAGAATAGTAGGTGGTTCTGTCTGTCCTCCAGGCGAGTGTCCGTGGCAG GCTCTGCTAATAGAGAATGGGAAACAAAAGTGTGGGGGTTCCCTGCTGGCGCCGAGCTGGGTGGTTACTGCCGCTCACTGCTTAGAGAACACACATCCCAAACAGCTCCGAGTAAAACTGG GTGAACACCGAATAGATCACAAGGATGAAGGGGAGCAAGAAAGGAAGGTTTCTGAAATCATAATGCATGAAAAATACATTCCAGGCACAACTAACCATGACATTGCCCTGCTGCACCTGGAGGCACCTGTTAACTTCAGTGACTATGTGGTACCGATATGTTTGCCTGAGAAACAGTTCGCAACATCTGAGCTGTCCGCCATTAGATTCTCCACAGTGAGTGGATGGGGGCGTCTAATAGAAGGAGGTGCTACCGCTGCTGTTCTGATGAGAATTGATCTGCCACGTGTAAAGACACAAGAGTGTATGCAGGAGACCCACTTAAATATTACAAAGAACATGTTCTGTGCAGGAGACCTCAGTGGGACTAAAGATGCCTGCAAGGGGGACAGCGGCGGACCTCATGCCACAAAGTACAAAAACACCTGGTTTCTGACAGGGATTGTCAGCTGGGGGAAGGGCTGTGCTACCGAAGGCACTTACGGGGTTTACACAAGGGTGTCTAAATATCTCGAATGGTTAAACAATCACATGGATTCATAA